The Aspergillus luchuensis IFO 4308 DNA, chromosome 7, nearly complete sequence genome has a segment encoding these proteins:
- the sik1 gene encoding snoRNP complex protein NOP56 (COG:A;~EggNog:ENOG410PGNS;~InterPro:IPR012976,IPR012974,IPR002687,IPR036070, IPR029012,IPR042239;~PFAM:PF08156,PF01798), with product MADFLLFEGPMGYSLFKVAHQGDSVGNRLKEVQEGVNDLASFGKMVELSSFLPFENNKQALSEINDVSEGVASDTLISFLELNLPKPNKKKKVVLGLADKALAGSIKSAFSFVDCETGDTSEVVQDMLRGVRLHATKLLKQLREGDMDTAQLGLGHAYSRAKVKFSVQRDDNHIIQAIAILDQLDKAINTFSMRVREWYSWHFPELYKIVSDNQRYAQIALFVQDKKSLNDEKLHDIAALVEDDEGVAQSIIDAAKHSMGQEISETDMENVISFAQRVVSLSKYRKSLHQYLISKMSVVAPNLAALIGEIVGARLISHAGSLTNLSKYPASTVQILGAEKALFRALKTKGNTPKYGLLYHSSFIGRAGPKNKGRISRFLANKCSIASRIDNFSEEPSTKFGEALKKQVEERLDFYATGAAPTKNEVAMKNAMDAVLADMDIDGAESDAEMQDADEKAEKKDKKEKKEKKDKKEKKEKKEKGEKEEKKKKRKSDVGEGESEKKKRKHDSDAEPSKKKKKV from the exons ATGGCCGACTTCCTTCTGTTCGAGGGCCCCATGGGCTACTCGCTTTTCAAGGTCGCCCACCAGGGTGACAGCGTGGGAAACCGCTTGAAGGAGGTTCAAGAAGGTGTTAACGACTTGGCCAGTTTCGGTAAAATGGTCGAACTGTCCAGTTTCCTGCCTTTCGA GAACAACAAGCAGGCTCTCAGTGAAATCAACGATGTCTCCGAGGGTGTCGCTTCGGACACTCTGATCTCTTTCCTCGAATTGAACTTGCCCAAgcccaacaagaagaagaaggttgttCTGGGTCTGGCCGACAAGGCCTTGGCTGGAAGTATCAAGTCTGCCTTCTCTTTCGTTGACTGCGAGACTGGAGACACCAGCGAGGTCGTCCAGGATATGCTTCGTGGTGTTAGACTGCACGCCACCAAGCTGCTGAAGCAGCTGCGTGAGGGTGATATGGACACCGCCCAGCTTGGTCTTGGTCACGCTTACTCTCGCGCCAAGGTTAAGTTCTCCGTCCAGCGCGATGACAACCACATCATCCAGGCCATTGCTATCCTCGACCAGCTCGACAAGGCCATCAACACTTTCTCCATGAGAGTCAGAGAATGGTACTCCTGGCACTTCCCCGAACTCTACAAGATCGTCTCCGACAACCAGCGCTACGCCCAGATTGCCTTGTTCGTCCAGGACAAGAAGAGCTTGAACGACGAGAAGTTGCACGACATTGCTGCCCTTGTGGAGGACGATGAGGGTGTTGCTCAGAGCATCATCGACGCTGCTAAGCACAGCATGGGTCAGGAGATTTCCGAGACCGACATGGAGAACGTTATCTCTTTCGCCCAGCGCGTTGTCAGCCTGTCCAAGTACCGCAAGTCTCTCCACCAGTACCTGATTTCCAAGATGAGCGTTGTCGCCCCCAACCTTGCTGCCCTTATTGGTGAGATCGTTGGTGCTCGTTTGATCTCCCACGCCGGTAGCTTGACCAACCTGTCCAAGTACCCCGCTTCTACGGTCCAGATTCTCGGTGCTGAGAAGGCCCTGTTCAGAGCCTTGAAGACCAAGGGTAACACCCCCAAGTACGGTCTTCTGTACCACTCCTCTTTCATTGGAAGAGCTGGCCCCAAGAACAAGGGTCGCATCTCGCGTTTCCTTGCCAACAAGTGCTCCATCGCCTCCAGAATTGACAACTTCTCCGAGGAGCCCTCCACCAAGTTCGGTGAGGCCCTTAAGAAGCAGGTCGAGGAGCGTCTGGACTTCTACGCCACTGGTGCTGCCCCTACCAAGAACGAGGTCGCCATG AAAAACGCCATGGATGCTGTCCTTGCTGATATGGACATTGACGGCGCTGAGAGCGATGCCGAGATGCAGGACGCTGATgagaaggccgagaagaaggacaagaaggagaagaaggaaaagaaggacaagaaggaaaagaaggagaagaaggagaagggcgagaaggaggagaagaagaagaagcgcaagtcTGACGTTGGCGAGGGCGAgtccgagaagaagaagcggaagcaCGACAGCGATGCTGAGCCGtccaaaaagaagaagaaggtttAA